One genomic window of Corynebacterium diphtheriae includes the following:
- a CDS encoding sensor histidine kinase codes for MNNPYARAVVSEPIDETQCSSVGDHRYPNFAKKKQEDHKPSWISTVVRSPRISAIKHLRLSGIPLRSGLMAIVLVVSAIGLIGSSFAVNRTMQQLSYSRIDMELESGLNGWAAQDSLFETQLNGALVRPPTEFYVVKIYPNGTTSIYNEGKTSPDLGRVVIGKGAQTVDSSEESAANVEWRVIAERRAGVTIVVAKDITQEVNVLKRLALGQVIIVLAVLLLMALLAYVLIQRALRPLREVEMTAKAIAAGDLDRRVPNTTANTEVGALSSALNSMISQLQGSIVELRDKEAQMRRFVGDASHELRTPLTSVKGYAELYRSGATTDADLVIEKIEDEAKRMSLLVEDLLALTRAEGARHDSKPVDLLDLALNVSSSLRGAYPDRDIDVRSECADVPVVEGDAARLHQVLTNLVANALKHGGDSARVTIKLADAGSNFVVKVIDDGIGLSEEDASHIFERFYRADSSRARSTGGSGLGLAIVKSLVESHGGEVSVESEQGHGTTFIVELPKTAPKETKNR; via the coding sequence ATGAACAATCCTTACGCCAGAGCGGTTGTTTCGGAACCAATAGATGAAACGCAATGTTCATCTGTTGGAGATCACCGGTACCCGAATTTTGCCAAGAAAAAACAGGAAGACCACAAGCCCTCCTGGATCAGCACAGTCGTGCGTTCTCCACGAATTTCGGCTATCAAACATCTACGTTTGAGCGGGATTCCCCTGCGCTCCGGTTTGATGGCGATTGTTCTTGTTGTCTCTGCAATTGGGCTGATCGGAAGCTCTTTTGCAGTTAATCGAACGATGCAGCAGTTGTCCTATTCTCGCATTGATATGGAACTTGAAAGCGGACTCAACGGCTGGGCCGCTCAAGACTCCTTGTTTGAAACGCAGCTTAATGGTGCGCTGGTTCGCCCACCGACAGAATTCTATGTGGTGAAGATCTACCCTAATGGGACAACGAGCATCTATAACGAGGGAAAAACGAGCCCTGACCTGGGTCGCGTCGTTATCGGCAAAGGGGCGCAAACCGTTGATTCCTCGGAGGAAAGCGCTGCAAACGTGGAATGGCGGGTCATCGCGGAGCGCCGTGCTGGTGTAACCATTGTAGTGGCCAAGGATATTACTCAAGAAGTAAATGTCTTAAAACGCCTCGCATTAGGCCAGGTCATCATTGTTCTAGCAGTGCTTTTGCTCATGGCGTTATTGGCCTATGTGCTGATCCAACGTGCGCTGCGGCCATTACGTGAAGTCGAGATGACCGCCAAAGCGATTGCCGCGGGTGATTTGGACCGCCGAGTGCCCAACACTACGGCAAATACTGAAGTGGGAGCGTTGTCGAGCGCGCTGAACAGTATGATCTCTCAGCTGCAGGGATCCATTGTGGAGCTGCGGGATAAAGAGGCCCAAATGCGTCGTTTTGTTGGCGATGCCTCACATGAGTTGCGAACCCCACTGACCTCGGTCAAAGGCTATGCAGAGCTGTATCGCTCGGGTGCTACAACGGACGCAGACCTCGTGATTGAAAAGATCGAAGACGAGGCTAAGCGAATGAGTTTGCTGGTAGAAGACCTCTTAGCTCTCACGCGTGCAGAGGGGGCACGCCATGATTCCAAGCCTGTTGATCTTCTTGATCTAGCACTGAACGTTTCGTCTTCACTTCGGGGAGCTTATCCCGATCGCGACATCGATGTTCGCTCCGAATGCGCGGATGTGCCCGTTGTGGAAGGAGACGCAGCCCGCCTGCACCAAGTTCTGACCAACTTGGTTGCAAATGCCTTGAAGCACGGCGGAGACTCGGCACGCGTTACCATCAAACTAGCCGACGCGGGATCCAATTTTGTTGTCAAAGTGATCGATGACGGCATAGGCCTCAGCGAAGAAGATGCCTCGCACATCTTCGAACGCTTCTACAGGGCAGACAGTTCGCGCGCCCGCAGCACAGGCGGAAGTGGTCTAGGGCTCGCCATCGTGAAATCCCTTGTGGAATCCCACGGTGGTGAAGTATCAGTGGAATCTGAACAAGGCCATGGCACCACATTCATCGTGGAACTACCCAAAACTGCACCGAAAGAGACTAAAAACCGCTAA
- a CDS encoding alpha/beta fold hydrolase encodes MALLKWIPARGTLPLSPKWVATTLADASSDSVPVLFLHGTLGSPGNFERPAQRLAQLGRPFFAPAYGEHGTADLDRSTAELLRYVDHLRDMGIKQVDIVGHSAGGLQGLRIAHARPGFVRKLIGLGAAFRGVPRTVRFKPVVKLITGQAVIQLTQEIPAELPDGVELVSIYSTADHIVPVASSALGELIEITDIRHEDLPRQADVIMEALGYPAETDSPTD; translated from the coding sequence ATGGCATTGTTGAAATGGATACCAGCTCGGGGCACGTTGCCGTTGTCACCGAAGTGGGTAGCTACAACGCTTGCCGACGCCTCCTCTGATTCAGTCCCAGTCTTGTTCCTTCACGGAACGCTAGGTTCCCCCGGCAATTTTGAGCGCCCAGCCCAGCGGCTGGCCCAGCTTGGGCGCCCATTTTTTGCCCCTGCTTATGGTGAGCACGGCACCGCCGATTTGGATCGTTCGACTGCCGAGCTATTGCGCTATGTGGATCACCTCCGCGATATGGGCATTAAGCAGGTCGATATTGTGGGACATTCGGCTGGCGGGCTTCAGGGGCTGCGCATTGCCCATGCGCGCCCAGGTTTTGTGCGCAAACTCATCGGTTTGGGTGCGGCTTTTCGTGGGGTTCCTAGAACTGTGCGATTTAAACCTGTGGTCAAGTTGATTACTGGGCAAGCAGTTATTCAATTGACGCAAGAAATCCCAGCTGAGCTGCCAGATGGTGTGGAACTCGTGTCGATTTATTCGACTGCCGACCACATCGTTCCTGTTGCTTCTAGTGCTCTTGGTGAACTTATTGAGATCACTGATATTCGCCACGAAGATTTACCACGGCAAGCCGATGTCATTATGGAGGCTCTCGGTTATCCTGCGGAAACCGACTCCCCTACCGACTAG
- a CDS encoding HIT family protein, producing the protein MSSVFTKIINGDLPGRFVYRDAHIVAFLTIEPLAYGHVLVVPVKEVDKWTDLEPELWTELNAVALKVGQAVVSAFDAPRAGYIIAGFDVPHTHIHVFPAGKMGDYDFARAMSMDETDPAAMDAAAEKLREALGTRDDGTVK; encoded by the coding sequence ATGAGTAGCGTATTTACCAAAATCATCAACGGTGATCTTCCAGGCCGATTTGTTTACCGCGACGCACATATCGTTGCCTTCCTCACGATCGAGCCTCTCGCCTATGGTCACGTATTGGTCGTGCCTGTTAAAGAGGTAGACAAGTGGACGGATTTAGAGCCTGAGTTGTGGACCGAGCTCAATGCGGTTGCACTGAAGGTTGGCCAAGCTGTTGTTTCGGCTTTCGACGCTCCTCGCGCCGGCTACATCATCGCCGGATTTGACGTTCCTCATACGCACATTCATGTTTTCCCAGCGGGCAAGATGGGAGATTATGACTTCGCACGCGCCATGAGCATGGACGAAACCGATCCCGCAGCTATGGATGCGGCAGCTGAGAAGCTCCGTGAGGCCTTAGGCACCCGCGATGACGGAACTGTGAAGTAA